One window from the genome of Pseudomonas fluorescens encodes:
- a CDS encoding glutamate/aspartate ABC transporter substrate-binding protein — MRIVPHLLGAAIAAALISTPVFAAELTGTLKKIKESGVITLGHRDASIPFSYIADASGKPVGYSHDIQLKVVEAIKKDLDLPNLQVKYNLVTSQTRIPLVQNGTVDLECGSTTNNVERQQQVDFSVGIFEIGTRLLTKKDSKYKDFDDLKGKNVVTTAGTTSERLLKSMNADKQMGMNVISAKDHGESFQMLEGGRAVAFMMDDALLAGEAAKAKKADDWAVTGTPQSYEIYGCMMRKGDEPFKKAVDDAIKATYASGEINKIYEKWFMQPIPPKGLNLNFPMSDELKALIAKPTDKAADDKKS; from the coding sequence ATGCGTATCGTTCCCCATCTCCTGGGCGCAGCCATTGCTGCCGCTCTGATCAGCACTCCGGTTTTCGCAGCCGAACTGACCGGCACACTGAAAAAGATCAAAGAGTCCGGCGTCATTACGCTTGGGCATCGCGACGCTTCCATTCCGTTCTCCTACATCGCGGACGCTTCCGGCAAGCCGGTCGGCTACTCCCACGACATCCAGCTGAAAGTCGTCGAAGCGATCAAGAAAGACCTGGACCTGCCCAACCTGCAGGTCAAGTACAACCTGGTCACCTCGCAAACCCGTATCCCGCTGGTGCAGAACGGCACCGTGGACCTGGAATGCGGCTCCACCACCAACAACGTCGAGCGTCAGCAGCAGGTTGACTTCTCCGTTGGCATCTTCGAGATCGGCACTCGGCTGCTGACCAAGAAAGATTCCAAGTACAAGGATTTCGACGACCTCAAGGGCAAGAACGTCGTGACCACCGCCGGCACCACGTCCGAGCGCCTCCTCAAGTCCATGAACGCCGACAAGCAAATGGGCATGAACGTCATCTCCGCCAAGGACCATGGCGAGTCCTTCCAGATGCTCGAAGGCGGCCGTGCCGTTGCCTTCATGATGGACGACGCCCTGCTGGCCGGCGAAGCCGCCAAGGCCAAGAAAGCCGACGACTGGGCCGTGACCGGTACACCACAGTCCTACGAAATCTACGGCTGCATGATGCGCAAGGGCGACGAGCCGTTCAAAAAGGCTGTGGATGACGCCATCAAGGCCACCTACGCTTCGGGCGAGATCAACAAGATCTACGAAAAATGGTTCATGCAACCTATCCCGCCAAAAGGCCTGAACCTGAACTTCCCGATGAGCGACGAACTCAAGGCATTGATCGCCAAGCCAACCGATAAAGCGGCTGACGACAAGAAATCCTGA
- the glpD gene encoding glycerol-3-phosphate dehydrogenase produces MPTSTLPTPPLAEIYDVAVIGGGINGVGIAADAAGRGLSVFLCEKDDLASHTSSASSKLIHGGLRYLEHYEFRLVREALAEREVLLTKAPHIVKQMRFVLPHRPHLRPAWMIRAGLFLYDHLGKREQLAGSKSLKFGADNPLKSEITKGFEYSDCWVDDARLVVLNAMAAREKGAHVHTRTRCVNARRSKGLWHLHLERADGSLFSIRAKALVNAAGPWVAKFIRDDLKLESPYGIRLIQGSHLIVPKLYEGEHAHILQNEDQRIVFTIPYLNQFTLIGTTDREYTGDPAKVAITEGETDYLLKVVNAHFKKQISRDDILHSYSGVRPLCNDESDNPSAVTRDYTLALSGGGEEAPLLSVFGGKLTTYRKLAESAMAQLAPYFTQMRGSWTAVEALPGGENMTTPQALCSALRDKFDWLPTDIARRWATTYGSRTWRMLEGVHDLGDLGEHLGAGLYTREVDYLCSDEWAIDAQDILWRRSKLGLFTTPAEQEKLQQYLDKVEHNRRKIEAA; encoded by the coding sequence ATGCCCACTTCTACCTTGCCTACGCCCCCTCTCGCCGAGATCTATGACGTCGCCGTCATTGGCGGCGGTATCAATGGCGTGGGGATTGCCGCGGACGCTGCCGGTCGCGGTCTTTCGGTGTTCCTTTGTGAAAAGGACGACCTGGCCAGCCATACCTCGTCGGCCAGCAGCAAGCTGATCCACGGTGGCCTGCGCTACCTCGAACATTATGAATTCCGCCTGGTGCGCGAAGCACTGGCCGAACGCGAAGTGCTGCTGACCAAGGCCCCGCACATCGTCAAGCAAATGCGCTTCGTGCTGCCCCACCGCCCGCACCTGCGTCCGGCCTGGATGATTCGCGCCGGCCTGTTCCTCTACGATCACCTGGGCAAACGTGAACAGCTCGCAGGCTCCAAAAGCCTGAAATTCGGTGCCGACAACCCATTGAAAAGCGAAATCACCAAAGGTTTCGAATATTCCGACTGCTGGGTCGACGATGCGCGACTGGTGGTGCTCAACGCCATGGCCGCCCGGGAAAAAGGCGCACATGTCCACACCCGCACCCGCTGTGTGAACGCCCGCCGCAGCAAAGGCCTGTGGCACTTGCACCTGGAACGTGCCGACGGCAGCCTGTTTTCGATTCGCGCCAAGGCGCTGGTCAATGCCGCCGGCCCATGGGTCGCCAAGTTCATTCGCGATGACTTGAAGCTGGAGTCGCCCTATGGCATCCGCCTGATCCAGGGCAGCCACCTGATCGTGCCGAAACTCTACGAAGGCGAGCATGCGCACATTCTGCAAAACGAAGATCAGCGCATCGTGTTCACTATTCCGTATCTGAACCAGTTCACCTTGATCGGCACAACTGATCGCGAATACACCGGTGACCCGGCCAAGGTAGCGATCACCGAAGGCGAAACCGATTACCTGCTGAAGGTGGTCAACGCCCACTTCAAGAAGCAGATCAGCCGCGACGATATCCTGCACAGCTATTCCGGCGTACGTCCGCTGTGCAACGACGAGTCCGACAACCCGTCGGCCGTCACCCGGGACTACACCCTGGCGCTTTCCGGTGGCGGCGAAGAAGCGCCCTTGCTGTCGGTGTTCGGCGGCAAGCTGACCACTTATCGCAAATTGGCCGAATCGGCCATGGCGCAACTGGCGCCCTACTTCACGCAGATGCGCGGAAGCTGGACCGCCGTAGAGGCCCTCCCCGGCGGTGAAAACATGACCACCCCGCAAGCGCTGTGCTCGGCGTTGCGGGACAAGTTCGACTGGCTGCCGACCGACATCGCCCGCCGCTGGGCCACCACTTATGGCAGCCGTACCTGGCGCATGCTCGAAGGCGTGCATGACCTGGGCGACCTGGGCGAACACCTCGGCGCCGGCCTCTACACCCGCGAAGTCGATTATCTGTGCAGCGACGAGTGGGCCATCGATGCCCAGGACATCCTGTGGCGCCGCAGCAAGCTGGGCTTGTTCACCACCCCGGCCGAGCAGGAGAAGCTGCAGCAATACCTGGATAAGGTCGAGCACAACCGTCGCAAGATCGAAGCGGCCTGA